Below is a window of Impatiens glandulifera chromosome 2, dImpGla2.1, whole genome shotgun sequence DNA.
GGAGAAGGATAGAGGGATTTACCAAAAAAGTATCTATCCATCAATCTTATCATGTATATATTTAGTTTGCACATgtcagtatatatatatatataggcccCCCCCAAGGGCTATCATCATCAAGCATCGCCATAACAGTCAGTAATTGGATCGACGACGCCTCTTCTTTTCCGGTGTTTCATGTACTTGGGTTTTCACCCCATATGTCTTCAACTGGAAATTCTCAAAGGCCTCAGAGACAGCTACAACCTGCACTCTCGTTTTATAATAACAAGCCAactattatatttcatttttctatattttctgCCTATTTATGGGGAAATTTATAATTAACAGAAAAATAATGTTGAGAAAACAGACCAATTCTGGCTTCTTGGAGTAAACTCTGACAATCATGTCTTGATAAGATCCTGGCAACAGGTGACTGATACGGTCATCCTGGATACTGAATTTCTCGGTGCTGTCATAATCCTGCTCCAACAAAGAATGTGATTTCAGCTTCagcaattaataataataataataataaaggagGCATACTACCTAAAGTATGGGGATTTGGAGGTTGTTTGATCCGGGCTtatctttaaatttatattgtttttttatagaacatgatttattttatctatatgtAAAATTGATAACTTCTTAgcaagaaaacaaaatttgaaaacacaATAAAGCTATCTTCATCTCTGAAGAGAGCAAGCAACAGGTAGGCTGCTCTCGAGCTCATAAAAAACTCCCAGCCAGATACATACATCCAAAACCTTTAGAAAATATGAGAAAGATAAACCTTTGATTCTATCATGATTGAGTCTTTTCTGAAACCTATTGTTCAATGAAAAAGTAGTTTGTTTTGGTCAAATACttaaatatcattaatattttaaaacattataaggAATAAAATAGAGGTAATTCGTATTTTAAAGAATGATTTGATGGAAGAACTAATTGACTGTAAGATATAGGTTATCAAACAAGCCTTGGAACTAACTGATAGTAAGCTCTCCTTTGACCTtaagaatcaaataaataaataaaatcgtAGGCACAAAGGACATGGTAACATACCTTGAAGAATTTGATTCTACAGAAAGAATAATACACATGCACACCAGAAAACTCATTGtcagataaaaaaaagaaaaaaaaagacaacTAGACTGCATATTGTTAAATTGTTCTATTAATCAGTAGTACCTTTCAATAGGATTATTTCTTTCCCGGGTCAAGTCAATTTTGACATTAGTGACAGCAATGTCTTCTTCTTTCAGAGTAACACTGCCACTTTTCTGCTTCAAAACTGATGTTAGAAATTGTACAAACATAAAAGATCTGACATTGTTTAGGATGGTATGTTTCAAAGCACCTGGGAGCAAATGATATCTTTACAAGTGATGTCTTTGAAATATTCCAGCCTTTCTTTTGGAACAGAAAACTCATTGCAGAACTGCaagaaacaaaattatttggTATCATGATTgagaaaaatctacattttgtaatgtttttcaaaaatcacAATATTCTCTAGAGAATATTATGGATCgtgatatataaaataatctaaatcatgaatttatacaaaatgaaaaaagttGCATCAAGATCTAGAGAACAATCTTTATACCTAGcgaaaaaaaaacactttcagTTTCACTTTGGTGATTTTTTAATGGGATCATGATTGTGAGTAAGATCATAACAAAATAGCAGTTTCAAAATAGGCTCTTGTGGGTCTATTTTTTCCAAGTACCTGGTATAGATCCCTTCTACGAATACGAAGGATTATATCTCTTGCTTCCTTAAGCTCTTGGTTAGGAGAAACttcaattgtttttattattgtgtCATCCAACTGCAAGATTAGAGTTAGTGGAATGAACGTTATGAGCCAATGTTCGATAATGATAAAGAGGACCTGAAATGCTAATGTATATGTAACGCCCACAAAACCTTCCAATATTCAGCTGGATCAGTAATAAAAGACTCAATTTGAAGGTAGTCATTTGCTTTTTCTAGGGCATCCACTATCATGAGTTCTATTGCCTGGGAAAATACAACACCATTAGATTGCACAAGCATCTCGAATAAATGGGTATTGGGGTTTTAGTACCTTGACTTTTGCGTGTGTATAAACTGTCCGGTGTAGATCAGCTCGAGAGGCGAACAGTTTGTGAATGGTTAAATCTGACGAGAGTTTGAGAATAAAGAAAGTCAGTTACTAATGATCTGAAATAAGCAGATGGAAGCCACTTGTACTCCAAACTTACACTCTTTGGCACGATAACATATCTCATCATCAACCACTTTCATTGTCTCTAACAACCTACAAAGGATAACAAAGTATCGAGTTGTTTTGTTACGataattttttccttttataATCATCTCAAAAATCTCCATTTGTTGCGCTTGCcaaaaatcacaaaaatttAAAGCATAATCTGATCatgataaagaaaaaaagaattatataccAAATGATACAAATTACACtttaatttggatcatgatcaagaaaataatttatataccaaatgaaacaataaaatatagACTAAgttggatcatgatccaaaaataatttgatcacaagataaaaaaaaagaaatttgaatacaataagaaaaaaaatattttcaattaattttggTGATTATCCAATGAGATTGTggagattgtgacaaaatacccATTTTAAAATAGGCTCAATGTGTTCTTTAAATTTGATTGACACTATGAATGGAAACCAGGAAAGACATAAAGAAGCATACAAGTTCAAAACTTAAGTTTGCTCATTCAGCAATGCTCATTGACAAAAATAGTACTAGCATACCTTTCAAACTGGAAATTGCAACCAAGACCGCATGCCCGAGAGTCACGAACTATGTAATCAAATCTGTCAACATTTTGATCTATGTTTAGCTCAACTCACTTACTTTCAGATGACTGAACCTATAAAGATAATTATGGTTTGTCCATTTTCCAAGAATATTATTGGTCATCTCTAGccaatatttatttcaaaaagaGTCAACACTACTTATTAAATGATGCACTGAAGTAAAATGTGAAAAGGGAGTTAGAAGCCTCGTAAGTTAAAAAGGGTCAAATGACATACTTGTCTACATCTATTCCATTTCTTCCATTTGCTACAATGTCATATAAGAAACACTTCTCTTTGGATCTCTGCAAGAATCGTCAAAGATAGCAATAAAATACCAAACTTGGGGCTGATTCAAGCAAGGATTGCGTTATATAAACAAGAGACATAATATACTAGGGGTGTTGTAGCTTACCACTGGAAGTCCATTTCCACAGCTAGCAACAATCATTTCctgatattaaaaaaagtaaaaggaaaatcaaataatatgCCACTCATTGAAAGAGAATGTCAAAAATTTATGACGGTCAGATGCCAAAAAAATAAGTAGCcatataacaatgaaaaaacAACTTCGTTTGGttaattagaattggaattggacaaCTCAAATTCTGTTGTTTGGATAAGGACTTAAGAATATgaactgaaattaaaattataattcaaatggatTTAAACGTGTGTAATTTGTTTAGGTGCAATTTCACTCTAATAACCtctaaatttcaatttaagtaTACTCCCGAACAATTCAAGCTAATATCATTCTcccaaatatttgttaattagcTGAAAATAGGTATATAGACACTTAAAAGTgaagaaaatatttaagaaaagcAAATAAATCTCTTTTTCGAAAAAATAAATGACTTCTCCAAAGTAAGAATTAAACTTTAATTCAATgtaattcttataaaattggaATCGGGgttctaattctaattttaattccaaACATATCCTAGAAGGCAACTGCAGGAATGTGGAAACCCAGCTGAACTAAAACCAGTATCAtgtttaaatgaaatgaagccatatttatttttaaatcaataaaattgaaCTCCGTATACTTAGTTAATCCAGCACAAGATACTGACCTTTGCTTTCTTCAGGGATTCGGGATCAATCTCAATGTGGTGCATATCAACAATATGGTCAATCATCTTCAAGGACATCTCTTCATGAGACCTTAAAAAGTAATCAAGATGAATAATAGTAAACATCTAAGACTAAATGCTACCGCATAAgcgaaaaagaaaatatcaaagATTAGGACTCAGCAGGTCATATAAAGTCATTCCTACAAGGAAGCCTGGTGTACATAGATGCATGtctatatagaaaataaaaacacatgTCAAGTGAAGAACATACTTCACAGAAACTACTAGCTTCCAGAAATATGTGTTTCACTTGAAATATACAGTATTCACGATATTAAAAAGCTAGTAAAGATCACCATTTGGATCCATTAAGAACCCTGGGAAGAAACTCTTTCTCAAACATATGACTGTATGGGCCATGACCCACATCATGTAACAAACCTGtttaaacaagaaaaaaaaaatgagactaGAGACAGTAGATAATAATATACTTTTGTGACTATTACATTTGATTACCAGCAAGTTTTACAGTCTGTATATCAAAACGATCAATTCCTAGCTCTGCCCCCTGAAAGAAAATCAAGAGGATATTTTCTTGAGTAGTTGGATCAGATACATTATAATCCCAATTCATTAACGAACAGATGATAGTCCTACTTGGTATTTTGCTAATCTTTGAATGGCTTCACCAGCTAGCCAATATACCCCAAGTGAGTGTTCAAACCGCGAGTGCACTGCTCCAGGATATACCATGAATGCAACACCTGAATTACATTTAGACTTTGACTAAACTATGTGATATGGAGATCAGACGAAGAAGAATCTTGAGGTAATAAAACAGCATGAAATATGATGACATTTACAGTTGCTATATATTATAAACACCTGATAATCCTTGTTTTCTTTGTGAAGATGCATGAATTTTCATCAGAGGAAACAATCAGAGTTAAAAATAATCCTACTATACTCACCCCCCTGACTTAGAAGAAAAAGTTTGTTGGTAAATGACATGGGAAGCCCTTTGATGAAAATGTAAAATTCATAATTACCGATAGATATTGGAATGTTTAGGTGTGAAAACCTgcaataaataaatgtatgttGAAGAAGCCTTACTTACCGAGTTGCTTGAGATCACGAAGCCTGAAATATGAGGAAGCAAAGAGAAGATGATGAGGTGAATTGCAGCAGGGGTTTGTTTAGCAGAAAGAAAAGCGAAATAAGTTGAAGAGTGCATAGTGACCTCTGAAACTGCTCAGTGTCAACAAACTTCAAGGAAAGCTGCAAATGAAAAACAGTAACcaaagtatttatttaaataataatgttgtttTCCCAACAACAAATTGACATGCatgaaactattattattaacaagGAGGCTTGGTCAACCTTGTGTGTgactaatttatattattataccgAGTTTAGGTTAGCagcatattattatatttatctaacaAGTAAGAATGGTGGTGATGGAGAATCTAAGCTAAAAAACGTAACTAAGTTATGAGAAGTAGAAGAAAGCAAGGTAGAGGCGGCGTATTGAGCTTAAGAAAAGCATTCAAATCCATTATTAAAGCTGCGTTGTCTCTGTTCTTCTTCTAAGTTTAGGCTATTGTCAAAACGGAGAGCTTAGGAATCTCAACGTGGGAATGGAGAATGCGAAGAGACGTGTGGAGATGgaagcaagcaagcaagcaagcaagaAAATGGTGAAAAACATGGAGAGTGAAGAAATAGAAGGGAGCTGTGAAGAAACAGTTGTGCATAATAAAATAGTTGAGAAGTGGTGGTAAGAGATGCAAAAATAGACAGTGAATGAATGaatatgaatgaatgaatgaatggatGGTAAAaggagaaagaagaaagaagaagaagatagggTGTCCGTGAATAGAAAGAgcatagatagatagatagatagatagttATGAGAGTACCGGATCGAGGTAGATGTTTCCGTGGACATTATCGTGAACAGACTTTGAGAATAGACGCTCCTCCTCTTCCATTGACGACGACGAAGAAATGTAGCTGATGCTCGGAGGAGGTTCGCGGTTGTACCAAGTTCCCATTCAGGTGTTGTTCAAGGAATCCAGAAAatccaacttttttttaaatccgatatgagagagaaagagcgctttgatttgatttgatttgatgatgAACGACAAATGGACGAACGACGATGAGCAAATTGAGCAAAAGGAAGGATTTGGTGCAGGACGGACGGACGGACTGACGGACTCACTGATGACGATTGATGTGATGCCGCCAGCCAAGCCAAAAAGGAAGAGGAGGAGCAGTATCGTATCGATATTACACTCTCTTGGCGCGTTCGACTGACTGCAAATTATTTCCcttacattttctttttctttttttttaaaaaaaaaataaaaataaatattctttataactTTATACAAGAATAACTTTATACAAGAAAATTCGAGAATTAGTTAAATAAAGAGGAAAGGTCAAAACGTGCCTGTATGGAAAcaatatttattagttaaatattgtTTCAGGAAATTTAGATACAAAGAAAGAAGAAACATGCTAAAATATTggcataattaaatatatatatatatatattggcaGCTCAGGGAGGAGGAAGACATATTACAATACCAAACATTCacttcagttttttttttttttgtatacaataaagttttaaaagaaaatgtgatTCTTAAATTCTACAAGGCCATGTTGGATCTTTAGGGTTTTTTTAAGAGTTTTTACCCCCATCAATTTAATCAcgtacatttttatttattaaaatatcaaaattatacaaaaactaTAATgtagagagaaataaattaaaggcctgttttttattttaattatcaaacacatttttttagagaaaaatcctgataaaactaaataaaaaacaacaagAATCAAACAAGCACCAAGAGAAGAGATCCCCATTAGTGGGAATTGGATGCCATATCAGTGACTTgggagaatatatatatatacccacAACAAACCACGATTGCCAGATTTAAAAATTTTCCAGAggataatacaaaatatttgttttcaaatatgatTTTGGATAACTTTTGTTATTTAACTAAATGTTATTTGGGGATCAGATGTCATATGTATAAGGCCTCAGTTtgtccttttttttttctatattgtcaactaattttaaaccaataaattaaatcatcaacaaaataataaattcaaataagtcTCTCActgaaacaattttttattcttttttagaaGGATAACAAATAAAATCTATCATTACTAATACTATATAGgggaaaatataaaaaaaaatgatcaccATAGACAAACAATATTCAAGAATATGCATAGGCTAAGCACCGGCCACagactttaaaataataataataataataaataactaaaaattaaacaaaacactctttttatttatttattttgttttattcccaataagataaataaataaatgaatattaactATAACATAAATTATCAAGTTATTTTATGTgaacattaatatattttgaagttAAAGGATCCCATTAGTTAGGATAAATGGCTAAATTGTGTATTGGGGCTTAATAAATCGGTTTATGGTTTatactataaaatatttcttgGGTCCGTTTGTATGAGGCGGATTGAGCCGCTCACCAATAGCTAAGAAACCAAATAAATGGGAATATATTTACCACATAagcatacatacatacatacatagctaagaaccaaagaaaaaTGGACATCATTAACCTGGTTTAGTTTAATTTTCTCATAAATTTTGAGTATTAATTAATTGGACACAAAACAAGTGTCGTCATAAATAGGGAagttaagaagaagaagaagaagactataTATGTTCATAACTTAAGTGCATTTGCTCATGAAAAAGGTTGACCATGATCAAAGATAAGAAATGTCAAAAGTAACTATAACAAAAGAACAAACACAGTATATTAGTATCCAGAGATGTCACCAGTgagacaagaagaagaagaaaaagaagaagttctGGTAACAAAGCAAAACGCAGtgcatcaaattaaaaaaaaaaaaaaaagaagccAAAAGTTCTTTCTACTTACTGCTTCTTTAGATGTGTTCTAAATTAACTCAACAGAGGATGGGAAAGGCAAGAAACCTCCACCAACAACCCATCACCACCAGTACTAGTTACTACAGCATCATATCAATACGTTCAAACTCGATGAGTGACAAATTGCTATCTTCCTTCACAGTGAAATCAGCAGCATCAGTGGCTTCAACACGTCCAGACCTGTCAACTGCGAGCCTCATCGACGACTTGAACATGTCAACCTTTGCATTGCGCAGGATCACTGTTTCACCCGCTTTCATCAAATCCACTGAAAGAAAGACAAGCCAACAACATgagaggaaaataaaatatacctaCCTACCTATAAACTATCAAAAACTGAAACACATCTTATCAATGATAAGTTATAATCCTCAGCAATGCTACCATTAGCACGATCACTTCTAAAATTGTACATATATAAAAGACAATCATTCTTATTAAATTCCAAAGTAGCTAGATAGGAATTATAATTCCTTTCACCTCTCTCAGCTAAACAAGTATCAGTTACATATCAAGTAATTTTAAtagttgatattttttaattcaacattCCTGCAAGttcaaatcaatttaaattagaaatataaCTCACTTATTGTTTCTTTTTATGATTTGGATCCGTTTCCAGATACataaacacaaataattttttgaatctATCTCTgactaaatttagttttcaaACGTTTCAGTATCTAGAAAGGCGGATCCATAAACAGAAACGaaaagtgtttctaaatggGTAGTTCTAAAAATTCTTTGAAACAAAATATGTTCAATTCAATGTAAGCAAACATAGCCTGAGAGGGGATCTTTTATTCTTGCTTGTACATGCATATGCATATGCATATGCATACATGAACCATTCAGCAAAACTGGCTATTTACTTCATGTTAGGAACACAAAGATAATGATAGAATTAAGTTTCTGCAGTTACAATGTAATTTGACTAATCTCTTTTCCACGCATAAACAGATTTACGTCTTGTTTCCAATTAGGTTATTGAATCAAGAAGCATGACATCAGGGAAAGACGGTTGTGAAAATGTCAGTTTTAACATACAAATTACTTAAGTAGTTTATTGATGATGCAAAACTCTTCATTTAAACCTTGTCTGCATAGAATTAATTATCACTACGATTGCGGAGATTAACAACAAAATCTGGGAAAATGCAATGAACTGCTGGTATGCATGTAGTAACTTATTCTCAATTTCTTCAACTGTAGAAGTTAAAAGACTACTTCAATGGGGGGCAGAGACTAGACTACCTTGGAAACCAGTTTATAAGAGGAGATTCACAAGGTGGAAAATGAAAGAGATTCGTAAGTTAATTGTGTTGCTTAATTAGTTCCAAACGTGTTTGACAAGAAAGCATGATATGTTTTCATGAGAACTTCAACACTAAGGACTGTTTTGGATCTTTCTCGAATGAGTGTTTAAGGCAAGTTGTGTTATGCAAAGGTTAGCGAGGGAAACAATAGATTGGATGGATCGACTAACAAATTCAAAGGAAATGTTTTTCCTAATAGCATCAAAGgcctttttttttatacttgttTATCATCTTTTCTTAAGCGAGGAAATGTAACGGGTTGGGAGATGTTTAACATTgtgaatgaaatgatgaatCGATAAATCAATTCCCCTCGGTTGGCTTTTAATGGCTCTACCCCTGTCTTTGTGGCATTAAGGCATGCAATTATTTGTCGTTTAGGCAATAAGAGTAGTCAAAATACAATGATTAgccttataaaataatattaccaTCAAGAGAAGTAGGAGACAACTAACAAATTGAGTTAAAAAGTGATGAAGGAACAAACCTTGATCATTCCTGGCTGTGAAGATAATCATTCCAGTTTCATCCCCCACTAAGCACTCTGCCATACGTGATTGGCGAGGAGCATTTCCATCACCACGGCCCCTTGGCACTATTACCTTGGAGTTAACAACCTTAACTGTGATGCTAAACCCTTCAGCTTGGGGAAGAAGCTGATCAACTTTGACAAAGAGTGGTTGCTTCTTCTTCTGATCAGCCATCACAGAATCCTTCAATCAATGGAACCAAAATTTCATAGATTTAGCACCTCAGCGTTACTTGTAAGTATAAGAAAACTAAAAGGAAAAAGAAGTTGAACGCGTTTCTTAATTAATCGGATGCGTCTGTTTTCCCCAAAAATCAACagattttcaatataattttgttatgtgGTAGTAAAATGGAACTATCCCTCTTCTTTATCAACCCCAAACCCTAAGAGGGAATCCTTTATATCTCTAATTTATGCATCTGAACAAGGATTCTTATGCTATGTTTACGAAATTCAACTAGTAAGTAAATCACAAGACTTAATTGTTATCCAATCTAAGTATTAGATTCCAATTAAACTAAAACTCCATCGATCGATCGATAGATAATCTTGATCGGATTCGCATAAAGGTAATACAATTTTCAGGTAACAAAATAGATTTAAGCAAATGCATGATGTTAGAAAGATTACCGAGATCTGAAGACGGTGAAGATcggcgtcaaattctggaggaagaGAAGATGAGATCTTTGATAGGAGCggaagcagcagcagcagcagcagcagtaTCTTTGATCTTTGTTTGACGACTCGGACGGGAGGGGCTGCtttgcttgcttgcttgcttgcttATGTATAGAGTTGTTTTCGAGGATGGGAGGAGGAGGAAATTACtgaatttttctattaatttattattaaccttcctaattttatttatttatcatctAGAAAATTTCggaaattcattatttttttctatcaacAAAGAAAATCGGATAATAgctttctaatattttattttattagaaactTTATTAAAAACACTCTTAATAAGAGGAAGTAGTAGAGACTTGATTGG
It encodes the following:
- the LOC124928111 gene encoding uncharacterized protein At4g28440-like, whose product is MADQKKKQPLFVKVDQLLPQAEGFSITVKVVNSKVIVPRGRGDGNAPRQSRMAECLVGDETGMIIFTARNDQVDLMKAGETVILRNAKVDMFKSSMRLAVDRSGRVEATDAADFTVKEDSNLSLIEFERIDMML
- the LOC124927912 gene encoding deoxynucleoside triphosphate triphosphohydrolase SAMHD1 homolog; translated protein: MGTWYNREPPPSISYISSSSSMEEEERLFSKSVHDNVHGNIYLDPLSLKFVDTEQFQRLRDLKQLGVAFMVYPGAVHSRFEHSLGVYWLAGEAIQRLAKYQGAELGIDRFDIQTVKLAGLLHDVGHGPYSHMFEKEFLPRVLNGSKWSHEEMSLKMIDHIVDMHHIEIDPESLKKAKEMIVASCGNGLPVRSKEKCFLYDIVANGRNGIDVDKFDYIVRDSRACGLGCNFQFERLLETMKVVDDEICYRAKEYLTIHKLFASRADLHRTVYTHAKVKAIELMIVDALEKANDYLQIESFITDPAEYWKLDDTIIKTIEVSPNQELKEARDIILRIRRRDLYQFCNEFSVPKERLEYFKDITCKDIICSQKSGSVTLKEEDIAVTNVKIDLTRERNNPIERIKFFKDYDSTEKFSIQDDRISHLLPGSYQDMIVRVYSKKPELVVAVSEAFENFQLKTYGVKTQVHETPEKKRRRRSNY